The genomic DNA GGCAGAAAGACTTGGGGTGATATTTTAAAATCTTGTTTATGGATCGTGGGCATGTTGATGGTAATTGTATTGACTAACTGGCTTTTCCCATATCAAATATAATGAGCTTCCCTTAATGATGTTTTGGATCGCAACTACTTGTTGGCAACACCAGTTAAACCACCAGATTTACATTTCTAGTGTTACCTGTCATAAGTTTTGTTCTTACTGGTTTGTTGAGTGATAGTTCTTTCCCGTATTTTGGAGGAATAAGTCTGAGCTCAAGCTATTTACATAATGAATATGCTTGGTAAAACTAATCGTCTGCTTTTTTATACAGAAATTATGGATAGATGGGTATTTACAAAACCCTTTTTAATCCAAAAAAGAATTTTTGATTCTTTTCTAAGCAAAAAAAAGAATTTCAAATGAGCGAATACACCAAAATAAAAATATCAAATCATCTTCTATCTTAACTCCAAAGTACATCCATCCGAACCATTAAGTGGTTCTGATGCGTATTAGACTCAAATCAGACGAAAATGTAATACTCATTACCTATATGCTTTGTCTAATTACGGTGGCTTTAACATTTTTCTACCACACAAAAAAAATACTGTTTTTAAACTACTTTAAATAAACAAAAAGAAAAGATTTGATCCTCTAATTAGGTAGAGAACAACAGAATAAGGTTTTTGTTAGTTAAATTTAAGGAAAAAAGATGCAATGAATACTTAAGTTAATCTAAATAAACACTTTGGAAATAAGCTATTAACCCGATATGATGGAATCACTTATCCATTTCAATATACTAAAGAAAAATAAGCGCTGAAAATAGACTCCAACGCTTCATGCTGATTCGAAAATTGACTCACTACCCATGGTGAGGGATAAAATGCAAGCAAAGTACCAGACAAATGCCTAAAATTTATTCTCATGATTCTATATACCCAAAGTAGTAAAATTATATTACCATTGAAAGATAATTGTTTTAAGAAAGGTATTTTATGAAATGGTCTGATATTAACGATATCGCAACCTATCTAGCCGACCAACACCCCGAAATAGAACCCCAACAAATTAGATTTAGCCAACTTAGAAAACTAATTTTGGAAATACCTGAATTTGATGATAAACCTGAATACTGTGGTGAAAGAATTTTAGAAGCTGTACAACAGGCTTGGATTGATGAAGTGAGTTAATTTCCCTTTATTTAATTTCGTGTGGATTTAACCGTGCATTATCTTCTGACCCCAGTCCCAGCAATCGTCTCAGATGAGTAACGTATTCATTCACATCAAAACCAGTACCTGAGCGTTGTGCTTTCCAAATCATTTCTACCAAAGCATCCATCATTTTGTCTTCTGCCAAGACCCAGTCACCCTCTTGTTCGCATAGTTGTTGATGTAGTGTTGCAATTCCTCGGGGTTGATCAATGGAAACTTGCTCCTGAATCGACAAATGTAAGGATAAATGCAAAAATGGATTCGTTTGCCCTAACTCTGGTGACCAAACAAAATCAATGTAGTCCTCTACACGTTCCAAATATGGCTGATATTCAGGATGTGCTAAGATAATCCTAAGTGCCATTTTTTCCATGGGCTCTAATAACATATCAAATCGATGATGCCACACATGAGAAAAAAAACGACGCACATCCTGCGAATTTACATTAAACATCAATTACTCACAATTTCAATACCAAAGCCCTGCAACCCAACAAAATTAGCAGCAGTACCCATCACTTTCATCTTTTTCACGCCTAAATGAGCTAAAATCTGCGCACCTACACCATAACTCTTAG from Neisseriaceae bacterium includes the following:
- the iscX gene encoding Fe-S cluster assembly protein IscX; this translates as MKWSDINDIATYLADQHPEIEPQQIRFSQLRKLILEIPEFDDKPEYCGERILEAVQQAWIDEVS
- a CDS encoding DUF1841 family protein, translated to MFNVNSQDVRRFFSHVWHHRFDMLLEPMEKMALRIILAHPEYQPYLERVEDYIDFVWSPELGQTNPFLHLSLHLSIQEQVSIDQPRGIATLHQQLCEQEGDWVLAEDKMMDALVEMIWKAQRSGTGFDVNEYVTHLRRLLGLGSEDNARLNPHEIK